In the genome of Candida albicans SC5314 chromosome 6, complete sequence, the window ATGGGCAATTTTAAGAGAGTCACTCAATCGAGTGCTGTGTTATCTGAGAATTAGGAATcataaaacaaaatcatctGCAATTCTTAATTCATTAGACATATTTAAATGTCCAACTTTCCTCTCTATTTGACatagtttttcttttagaCCTTCTCAGACTATCATATAAACTACACTATAATatagaattgaaacataattattaatttatattaatatcattattcAAAGCTAGAAGATAAGATTCCTAAAGGGACTTCAACTTCTGAATAATACAAAACTCAACTTTTCGGTACCAGTTGACCAATGCTCGCATATACCTGTCATTGAaaacattatcaaaatgTATAAATGCTCATGAATTCTGTTTGGCGTGTCACTATATATGGTTAGGAGCAATAACGACTTaagaacaaattttttgtcGTGTATTCTGCCTCTATTTCccattttgatttgttgctCTTAATTTGATGCTGCAATTCAATCTGATTAACGTTTTCACgcctttcttttttttggtccATTTAATGAGTTGCAAAAAAGTTCAACTCATAACATTGGTGTTAATATACATTATCTTTACAAAAAAGATACTAATCAAACTAATGAGAAGTAATATAACAAATggttttcctttttctttagtttGTTTTGTCTAGGTTACAGTAGTATgtggaaagaaaaagcgGTTCTTGACACAAATTTGgctgaaattttcaatgcTGAACATCATAaccatcatcaacattttTAAGACACCAAGGTAtgcaaaaaataataatggcaagaaaaaaaagcatTTCATGTTTTATCTGGTTAGTTTACATACTTTTTACTGACGGGTAACATAGTTTCTTCCAACCATTCGTGGGAACCCTTGGCGATGTATTCAAATACCATACATTCAAATGGCAAGCTCGAATATTAATTATGTGGTTTCCAAAACTATATAAAGATGTCAATGTATCCcacaattttatttaaaatgtctttcttctcttcaccaacaatcaatcactcattcattcattcaaatAGTCATTCATTCCTTTATTACCGACTATYATTCATTCCTTTATTACCGACTATYATTCATTCCTTTATTACCGACTATCATTCAYTCCTTTATAACTAATCCAAAGTTAAGCTCAACCAACAATGttcttgaaaaatatcTTGAGTGTTCTTGCTTTTgctttattaattgatgcTGCTCCAGTTAAAAGATCTCCAGGGTTTGTTACCTTAGACTTTAATGTCAAGAGATCTCTTGTTGATCCAGATGATCCAACTGTTGAAGCTAAAAGATCTCCTTTATTTTTAGAGTTTACTCCCTCAGAATTTCCCGTCGATGAGACTGGTAGAGATGGTGATGTGGACAAAAGAGGACCTGTTGCAGTTACTTTGCACAATGAAGCTATTACTTATACTGCTGATATTACTGTTGGTTCAGATAACCAAAAACTTAATGTTATTGTTGACACTGGGTCTTCTGACTTGTGGATTCCAGATTCAAACGTTATTTGTATTCCAAAATGGCGTGGTGACAAAGGAGACTTCTGTAAGAGTGCTGGTTCTTATTCCCCAGCATCTTCCCGCACTTCCCAAAATTTGAATACCCGTTTTGACATTAAATATGGTGACGGTTCTTACGCTAAAGGTAAGTTGTATAAAGATACCGTTGGTATTGGTGGTGTTTCTGTTAGAGATCAATTATTTGCTAACGTTTGGTCTACTAGTGCTCGTAAGGGTATTTTAGGTATTGGTTTTCAAAGCGGCGAAGCTACCGAGTTTGATTACGACAATCTTCCTATTAGTTTGAGAAATCAAGGTATTATTGGTAAAGCTGCTTATTCCCTCTACCTTAACTCTGCTGAAGCTTCTACTGGGcaaattatttttggtgGTATTGACAAGGCCAAGTACAGTGGCTCTTTAGTTGATTTACCAATCACTtccgaaaaaaaattaactgTCGGTTTAAGATCTGTCAATGTTAGGGGACGAAATGTTGATGCTAACACTAATGTCCTTTTAGATTCTGGTACTACTATCAGTTATTTCACTAGAAGTATTGTTCGTAACATTCTCTATGCCATAGGTGCTCAAATGAAGTTTGACTCTGCTGGTAATAAAGTTTATGTTGCTGATTGTAAAACTTCAGGTACCATTGATTTCCAATTTGGTAATAACCTCAAGATCTCCGTTCCTGTTTCCGAATTCCTTTTCCAAACATATTACACTAGTGGTAAACCTTTCCCAAAATGTGAAGTTCGTATTCGTGAAAGTGAAGATAATATTCTTGGTGACAACTTTTTAAGATCAGCTTATGTTGTCTACAATTTGGACGATAAGAAAATCTCCATGGCTCCAGTTAAATACACTTCCGAGTCTGACATTGTTGCTATTAATTAAAGAACTTTGACTTTAGATTAATTATCGATTTGCTGCCTTCCTTCAAAATTGGTTGTTTGCATCTTAATACCATTTATAAATCAAAGGAAGTgctatatttttttgtctctATTGGGTTTTTTTAGAATTGACAGCTATTGATTGAATATCTATTAGtatgaatatatatatccaTTAAATATGCCTAAAATTGTCAGTGAACTTTAATGTAGTAATAATTGCAGTAtacttttttaaaattctGGAAATATCCCTGTTTGAATTGCTAGTGGACGTTTCCATATAAATTACTTAATTAAAGAAGTACATTTTTGCTGTACTGGTTATAGAAAAATCACCGAAATGTAACATTGTGGGGGGGGTTCTGTCGTATAGTAGCAACAAATTTTCCCAATGATTGGTATTAGAGCTACTCTGTACGACATATGTTCTGTAGACTTGAACTGCATGTCCAGGAATGGACACATATGCCGGCATGACGTGAAACATGAGTTTTGTATAAAAGGAATAGGAAAtgtaaaatattttatatagttatttgttttaattaTGGAAAATTAAGTGTTTATTCTGTTCTATAAGTTTTAACCATAGATACAACAAAATCATGAATTCACTTATTTAAATTAGGTTCACCAATCACCATTGCCTACACTGTATTAAAATGGGctatatcatcaattaagCCAGACATTACTAATTTGAGTTAAGTTGTTAGCTTAATGGACCAACCACTTTAAGTTAAATTGGTAATGCAATTTGTTCAACATCCAAGTCAAATGCCACGACTCTACGACAAATACCTTACAATTTTTTGTctattattaaaagaaataattattGTCGGTATTTAAAtctaattgattattaaaatttgttatcatttcattatcaatactATCAAAAGTCAAAtatgttttcaaatcttgaGGACTAATCAAATCTTCCCGACGGGCAGCACCAGCACCATCACTACCATTTCTAAGTTtagaaaaaatttcattactgtaataccaataaatttctttatcttcaatatttgttttaaCTCGAGgattaaatgaataatcTTGAGtattaattgtttgatgcttaatgattttatcaTAATCCCATTGTGAATTgtataattcaatatctttttcattcaCAGTGACAATAGAATTTGCTTGATCTGGATCAGGCGTAATTGATCTGTCCTCctcatcattatcttcaattaaatcaagaTTTCTTTTGCTACTGATTAGACTACTGGTATTATTGTGGTCATTTTTGAATGGTaagaatttttgaattcgCTTAGAACGTGGTGTTTTGATCTCAAGTTTAGCTTTTGATTCGTGTTCAAAAGTCTTATATTTCTTCCTCCGAGATTCAAAAGGGCtgtaatcaaatttattaccaTTCTCAGTATTCTCAGTAGGTGGGAAATATCTTGAGTTTGAGTTCatattgaattggaaaagtTCTGTAAATGATTGATATTTTCTTGGGATATAACATTCATTAAACCATTTCTCATTACAATCAGGAAATGCTTCTAATCGTAAAACTTCATTACACTCATTCCCTGAGAAAGAATATCGTGAATCCAATAAAAATGCTTCGTTATACCAATTAATATAACTTTTATGAGGACCATGTAACCCATTACCTGAATAATCATTATGAAGAGCATAATCATTTTGTAATTCCCATAATTTGGGTTTATCAGGTTCATAAATATAATTCcccaaaaacaaatttattgCTTCTTGACGTATAGAGTCCataaatgaattagaaTACATCCGTTTAATACTATTCAACATATCTCTTGTATGCGAAGACCACTGATTGATCCGTCGATAAGAGTCCATCGTGTTAACCAAGTTTGAGCCACCATATTGAATGGCAATAGTATCTCCATGATCATGAAATATTTCTGTAACCACATTGATCAAATCTGAATCATAGTCCAAGTTTTGGGTTTCCGAAATAATCTTCAAACTCCGTAGTTGATGAGTTAATGCTTCtttacaaataataaattgtgCTGCATTAGTTCTGTCCAAACAATCTATGCAATTTGTTCTTATAATCCCCTTTTGTAGTTTTGTAGTAGACAAATTGATCCCATTATGGAAAAATCCAATTTGACTCATCGCATTAGCTGCTATAGCTTGTATTGGTCCAATCACATCCAAGTTTTTCTTAGAATGTCTAGACATATCAAAGCTAAAATATTGGATTTTCTTACCTTCAGgtaaaaattgatcaagatATTTTATGCAAGCCATGAAATAGTGGTTTAATTTCAGCTCTCGTGGTTGCTTTTCCTTTTGTTTAATCAAGTTTAACACAATTATTGGCAGCCCATATCGGTGAAACAAATCGTTGAAATGCAATGCTGAGCTTTGATAAAATGGATCATTCAAATTAATCTGTATAGGTGGTTTCGGAAGTTTATTCATGTCTTGAGTCCAATATAATGGTATAGACCCCCGATGCTGAACAAAACTAGTGTATCGTGGGTTGTTGTAGAAGCCATATTTTGGGTCATGGAACGATGTAATTAGCATGTCACTGACTATTTGTtctgtttcaatttcattggCAACATTACCTTTGTCATTGACTCCTCTTTTCAAAAACCGTGCTCCAGCAAAATGATGAGACCTTCTCGCTATTATAGTTATATAGAACTTTCTCCCATAAACTGAAATATTAGCCTGGTCTATAAATCCGTGTATAATTGGTTGGAACCATTCGTATGTGGCCACTTCAGGATTGTCTAGTATAGGTTTTAACAACAAGTTGTTCCATACAAATCTTTCATTATGTTCAAAGTTATTGAACAAGTCATTTACTTTATTAGTGTTTACTCCAAATTGAAGATCAGTTGCCTTTTTCTTATTCCGGACAAAATTGGTTTGTAAAGTATTGGTGATGTCGTAACTATAACtgaaataaaaagtttTCCCCAAATCCATATACTTGAAAATAGATAACAATCTCTCTTCATCACTATATTTTTCTGGCCGTTTATAGTTTGTTCCTAATGGAATTAATTTGGTTTCGTCTATATGATAAATGAAATGTCCACCCAAAATAGCAACTTGAGAACATTTTGTGATTAAACACAAGTAATAACTCTGAGTGAATCTAATTAATCCTAACATCCCGTACCCTTGTGCAACCTTGTGTATACCTCCTTCAATAGACTCATCTAATCCATTTAATA includes:
- a CDS encoding phosphatidylinositol-3,5-bisphosphate 5-phosphatase (Ortholog(s) have phosphatidylinositol-3,5-bisphosphate 5-phosphatase activity, role in phosphatidylinositol dephosphorylation and PAS complex, cytosol, fungal-type vacuole membrane, nuclear periphery localization); its protein translation is MNLNVPKTDSNGQDKFHQKFESMPKPTAVTAASSNSDQNTTLQHPKDKQQEQQVNKSSHSNEDTNFIKDNNKTQQQDPQQNGQQYINQDEQTQQNHSDQSRERGNENEEQQDDYGDASESNKRIILQRFTIYNATTTMYIVGSNSKESLFRIMEISKDEENDNVVSIIEDSNYFYTRKDMIELLNGLDESIEGGIHKVAQGYGMLGLIRFTQSYYLCLITKCSQVAILGGHFIYHIDETKLIPLGTNYKRPEKYSDEERLLSIFKYMDLGKTFYFSYSYDITNTLQTNFVRNKKKATDLQFGVNTNKVNDLFNNFEHNERFVWNNLLLKPILDNPEVATYEWFQPIIHGFIDQANISVYGRKFYITIIARRSHHFAGARFLKRGVNDKGNVANEIETEQIVSDMLITSFHDPKYGFYNNPRYTSFVQHRGSIPLYWTQDMNKLPKPPIQINLNDPFYQSSALHFNDLFHRYGSPIIVLNLIKQKEKQPRESKLNHYFMACIKYLDQFLPEGKKIQYFSFDMSRHSKKNLDVIGPIQAIAANAMSQIGFFHNGINLSTTKLQKGIIRTNCIDCLDRTNAAQFIICKEALTHQLRSLKIISETQNLDYDSDLINVVTEIFHDHGDTIAIQYGGSNLVNTMDSYRRINQWSSHTRDMLNSIKRMYSNSFMDSIRQEAINLFLGNYIYEPDKPKLWELQNDYALHNDYSGNGLHGPHKSYINWYNEAFLLDSRYSFSGNECNEVLRLEAFPDCNEKWFNECYIPRKYQSFTELFQFNMNSNSRYFPPTENTENGNKFDYSPFESRRKKYKTFEHESKAKLEIKTPRSKRIQKFLPFKNDHNNTSSLISSKRNLDLIEDNDEEDRSITPDPDQANSIVTVNEKDIELYNSQWDYDKIIKHQTINTQDYSFNPRVKTNIEDKEIYWYYSNEIFSKLRNGSDGAGAARREDLISPQDLKTYLTFDSIDNEMITNFNNQLDLNTDNNYFF
- the SAP5 gene encoding Sap5p (Secreted aspartyl proteinase; sap4,5,6 triple null defective in utilization of protein as N source; virulence role effected by URA3; expressed during infection; mRNA localized to hyphal tip via She3; rat catheter and Spider biofilm induced), with translation MFLKNILSVLAFALLIDAAPVKRSPGFVTLDFNVKRSLVDPDDPTVEAKRSPLFLEFTPSEFPVDETGRDGDVDKRGPVAVTLHNEAITYTADITVGSDNQKLNVIVDTGSSDLWIPDSNVICIPKWRGDKGDFCKSAGSYSPASSRTSQNLNTRFDIKYGDGSYAKGKLYKDTVGIGGVSVRDQLFANVWSTSARKGILGIGFQSGEATEFDYDNLPISLRNQGIIGKAAYSLYLNSAEASTGQIIFGGIDKAKYSGSLVDLPITSEKKLTVGLRSVNVRGRNVDANTNVLLDSGTTISYFTRSIVRNILYAIGAQMKFDSAGNKVYVADCKTSGTIDFQFGNNLKISVPVSEFLFQTYYTSGKPFPKCEVRIRESEDNILGDNFLRSAYVVYNLDDKKISMAPVKYTSESDIVAIN